The following are from one region of the Bos mutus isolate GX-2022 chromosome 18, NWIPB_WYAK_1.1, whole genome shotgun sequence genome:
- the LOC138991646 gene encoding interferon lambda-3-like codes for MPPPLRLDPERSERRAAGAALLRGLTEPGGLSASTRMRWCLRRSFPKDQEESPGTSDMAPGCTLVLVLMLTTVALSRTGAVPVPSAPRALPPARGCHMAQFKSLSPQELQAFKTARDAFEDSFLPKDWDCSTHLFPRTRDLKHLQVWERPVALEAELALTLTVLEAMANSSLGHSLEQPLLTLQNIHSKLQACVPAQPTASSRPRGRLHHWLHRLQEAWKKESQDCLEASVMFNLLRLLTRDLKCVASGDQCV; via the exons ATGCCGCCGCCGCTCCGTCTGGACCCGGAGCGCTCAGAGCGCCGGGCTGCGGGCGCCGCCCTCCTCCGTGGTCTCACTGAACCAGGGGGTCTCTCAGCCTCGACCCGTATGCGCTGGTGCCTGAGGCGCTCTTTCCCCAAAGACCAGGAAGAGTCCCCGGGAACCAGCG ACATGGCCCCGGGCTGCACGCTGGTGCTGGTGCTGATGCTGACGACCGTGGCGCTGAGCAGGACAGGAGCAGTTCCTGTGCCCTCTGCCCCCAGGGCCCTCCCACCTGCCAGGGGCTGCCACATGGCCCAGTTCAAGTCTCTGTCCCCTCAAGAGCTGCAGGCCTTCAAGACGGCCAGGGATGCCTTT GAAGACTCGTTCTTGCCAAAGGACTGGGACTGCAGCACCCACCTTTTCCCCAGGACCCGGGACCTGAAGCACCTGCAG GTGTGGGAGCGCCCTGTAGCTCTGGAGGCAGAGCTGGCCCTGACACTGACGGTCCTGGAGGCCATGGCTAACTCATCCCTGGGCCACAGCCTGGAGCAGCCCCTTCTCACGCTGCAGAACATCCACTCCAAGCTCCAGGCCTGT GTCCCAGCTCAGCCCACAGCAAGCTCCAGGCCCCGGGGCCGCCTCCACCACTGGCTGCACCGCCTCCAGGAGGCCTGGAAGAAG GAGTCCCAGGACTGCCTCGAAGCCTCTGTGATGTTCAACCTCCTCCGCCTTCTCACCCGGGACCTGAAATGTGTTGCCAGCGGAGACCAGTGTGTCTGA
- the LOC138991647 gene encoding interferon lambda-4-like: MPRHCLLSRYRSLDPLALLAVKALRDHYEEETLSWGPRKGSIRPKRNPPRPSSCAMLRRVARDLADAQAVLSSLPSPELFPGVGQTLELLAAAGRDVAACLELARPGSWRRSPRRPGRRPKTRRAESPRCHEATVIFHLLRLLAWDLRLVAHAGPCL; this comes from the exons ATGc CCCGGCACTGCCTCCTCTCACGTTATCGCTCCTTGGACCCCTTGGCGCTGCTGGCTGTCAAGGCGCTGAGGGACCACTAT GAAGAAGAGACGCTGAGCTGGGGGCCTCGCAAAGGCTCTATCCGCCCGAAGAGGAACCCTCCCCGGCCGTCG TCCTGTGCGATGCTCCGCCGGGTGGCCCGCGACCTCGCCGACGCCCAGGCCGTGCTGAGCAGCCTGCCGAGCCCCGAGCTCTTCCCCGGCGTCGGGCAGACCCTGGAGCTGCTGGCGGCCGCGGGGCGGGACGTGGCGGCCTGC CTCGAGCTGGCCCGGCCAGGCTCCTGGAGGAGGTCCCCGCGGCGGCCCGGGAGGCGTCCCAAGACTCGCCGAGCT GAGTCGCCTCGATGCCACGAAGCCACCGTCATCTTCCACCTCCTGCGCCTGCTCGCGTGGGACCTGCGGCTGGTGGCGCACGCGGGGCCTTGTCTGTGA
- the LOC138991648 gene encoding interferon lambda-4-like gives MGQSGTAAAVVGLWVLVTVGVAANPNVTEPQRCLLSHYRSLDPRVLLAVKALRDHYEEETLSWGPQNCSIRPKRSPPRPSSCAMLRRVARDLADAQAVLSSLPSPELFPGVGQTLELLAAAGRDVAACLELARPGSWRRSPRRPGRRPKTRRAESPRCHEATVIFHLLRLLAWDLRLVAHAGPCL, from the exons ATGGGGCAGAGTGGCACAGCCGCAGCGGTCGTGGGATTGTGGGTCTTGGTGACTGTGGGTGTAGCTGCCAACCCCAACGTGACTGAGCCTCAGCGCTGCCTCCTCTCACACTATCGCTCCTTGGACCCCCGGGTGCTGCTGGCTGTCAAGGCGCTGAGGGACCACTAT GAAGAAGAGACGCTGAGCTGGGGGCCCCAAAACTGCTCGATCCGCCCGAAGAGGAGCCCTCCCCGGCCGTCG TCCTGTGCGATGCTCCGCCGGGTGGCCCGCGACCTCGCCGACGCCCAGGCCGTGCTGAGCAGCCTGCCGAGCCCCGAGCTCTTCCCCGGCGTCGGGCAGACCCTGGAGCTGCTGGCGGCCGCGGGGCGGGACGTGGCGGCCTGC CTCGAGCTGGCCCGGCCAGGCTCCTGGAGGAGGTCCCCGCGGCGGCCCGGGAGGCGTCCCAAGACTCGCCGAGCT GAGTCGCCTCGATGCCACGAAGCCACCGTCATCTTCCACCTCCTGCGCCTGCTCGCGTGGGACCTGCGGCTGGTGGCGCACGCGGGGCCTTGTCTGTGA
- the LOC138991649 gene encoding interferon lambda-3-like, whose translation MAPGCTLVLVLMLTTVALSRTGAVPVPSAPRALPPARGCHMAQFKSLSPQELQAFKTARDAFEDSFLPKDWDCSTHLFPRTRDLKHLQVWERPVALEAELALTLTVLEAMANSSLGHSLEQPLLTLQNIHSKLQACVPAQPTASSRPRGRLHHWLHRLQEARKESQDCLEASVMFNLLRLLTRDLKCVASGDQCV comes from the exons ATGGCCCCGGGCTGCACGCTGGTGCTGGTGCTGATGCTGACGACCGTGGCGCTGAGCAGGACAGGAGCAGTTCCTGTGCCCTCTGCCCCCAGGGCCCTCCCACCTGCCAGGGGCTGCCACATGGCCCAGTTCAAGTCTCTGTCCCCTCAAGAGCTACAGGCCTTCAAGACGGCCAGGGATGCCTTT GAAGACTCGTTCTTGCCAAAGGACTGGGACTGCAGCACCCACCTTTTCCCCAGGACCCGGGACCTGAAGCACCTGCAG GTGTGGGAGCGCCCTGTGGCTCTGGAGGCAGAGCTGGCCCTGACACTGACGGTCCTGGAGGCCATGGCTAACTCATCCCTGGGCCACAGCCTGGAGCAGCCCCTTCTCACGCTGCAGAACATCCACTCCAAGCTCCAGGCCTGT gtccCAGCTCAGCCCACAGCAAGCTCCAGGCCCCGGGGCCGCCTCCACCACTGGCTGCACCGCCTCCAGGAGGCCCGGAAG GAGTCCCAGGACTGCCTCGAAGCCTCTGTGATGTTCAACCTCCTCCGCCTCCTCACCCGGGACCTGAAATGTGTTGCCAGCGGAGACCAGTGTGTCTGA